One Gimesia aquarii DNA segment encodes these proteins:
- a CDS encoding TolC family protein yields the protein MAMLYYDFFGVLSERSRQKQVRFADFAVKLIFFACLLFPFSSCSHFEQYAEKESGIVSPQPPLAAKTTARKTKASNYSGKLPAIELVESEWQEFDETQDIRSSESQIERVALNTPLVPPAPTKEKGTTWSSGKKSYSLTQLELMASEYNPTLAQASAVVGKACGIQTQVGKRPNPIVGYFGDEIGDQGTAGRQGAFISQTFITGDKLRLNELVAEKDVQETSWQYEAQRMRVKNDVSSRYYETLGAQRRIELANELLKVAEDGLKVTQQLFKAQQASRADILQSKIQLNEVQIIQQNAVLAFEASWKRLVNIIGLPDLVQGRLTGDLEEQFAPISDWDIVYNELVSKSPELQAAYYRVQRAWSQIERQQVQAKPNLQTQVGVGHDYQTGSEIVNAQLGVFLPIFNRNEGNIAIASSDYHRALKDAERIELNLRDRLTSVYRNHQQAAQQVNRFQKEILPSAKENLELTNEGYRQGEFEFLRVLTARRTFFEATQSYVSSLIALRQAEIGISGLLLTGGLNAVPDISQGAGGTTQRGQALNGQ from the coding sequence ATGGCGATGCTGTATTACGATTTTTTCGGTGTTTTGAGTGAAAGAAGTCGTCAGAAGCAAGTTAGATTTGCTGATTTTGCCGTTAAGCTAATTTTTTTTGCTTGTTTACTCTTCCCTTTTTCAAGTTGTTCACATTTCGAGCAATATGCAGAAAAAGAATCAGGCATCGTATCTCCCCAGCCTCCGCTCGCCGCAAAAACCACCGCAAGAAAAACAAAAGCTTCTAATTATTCTGGTAAACTGCCAGCAATTGAACTGGTGGAATCTGAATGGCAGGAATTCGACGAAACCCAGGATATACGGTCGTCAGAGTCGCAAATTGAGCGAGTTGCTTTGAATACCCCTTTAGTCCCGCCTGCTCCTACAAAAGAAAAAGGAACAACCTGGAGTTCGGGGAAGAAAAGTTACTCACTAACACAGTTGGAATTGATGGCCAGCGAATATAATCCAACGTTGGCTCAGGCATCTGCTGTCGTCGGTAAAGCATGTGGTATTCAAACGCAAGTTGGTAAACGACCTAATCCAATTGTGGGATATTTTGGTGACGAAATTGGTGATCAGGGTACTGCGGGTCGACAGGGAGCTTTTATCTCCCAGACGTTCATTACAGGTGATAAACTCAGACTAAATGAACTCGTTGCAGAAAAAGACGTTCAGGAAACGTCGTGGCAGTATGAAGCTCAGCGGATGCGAGTTAAGAACGATGTCAGTTCACGCTATTACGAAACCTTAGGCGCGCAACGAAGAATTGAACTAGCGAACGAATTGCTCAAAGTTGCTGAAGACGGACTAAAAGTGACTCAGCAACTATTTAAAGCACAACAGGCGAGTCGGGCAGATATCTTACAATCGAAAATTCAACTAAATGAAGTGCAGATCATTCAGCAAAATGCGGTTTTGGCTTTTGAAGCATCCTGGAAACGATTGGTGAATATCATCGGACTCCCTGATCTGGTGCAGGGCCGATTAACAGGAGACCTGGAAGAACAGTTTGCTCCCATTTCAGACTGGGACATTGTTTATAACGAATTAGTGAGCAAGAGCCCGGAGTTGCAGGCAGCCTACTATCGTGTTCAACGTGCATGGTCTCAAATCGAAAGACAACAAGTACAGGCAAAACCAAATCTACAAACACAAGTAGGAGTCGGGCACGATTATCAAACAGGGAGTGAAATCGTAAATGCACAATTAGGTGTGTTTTTGCCGATATTTAATCGGAATGAAGGTAACATTGCAATTGCATCTTCTGACTATCATCGTGCACTAAAAGATGCAGAACGGATCGAGTTAAACTTACGTGATCGATTGACATCAGTTTATCGAAATCATCAGCAGGCTGCCCAGCAGGTTAACCGTTTTCAGAAAGAGATCTTACCTTCCGCAAAAGAAAATCTGGAATTAACAAATGAAGGTTATCGCCAGGGAGAATTTGAATTCTTGCGCGTTCTGACAGCACGTCGTACTTTTTTTGAGGCAACACAGTCATATGTCTCGTCACTCATTGCACTGCGGCAGGCAGAGATAGGAATCTCCGGTCTTCTTCTTACAGGTGGACTCAATGCAGTACCTGATATAAGCCAGGGAGCAGGTGGAACAACCCAACGTGGACAAGCTTTGAATGGTCAGTAA
- a CDS encoding DUF4129 domain-containing protein — MIYHLPWNYGPVRRFVLSFVLITCFLLDTTTIFSQTIENDYSKALSPDRTIIEQDTRQILSRPEFRHLTQQRETASDLPFDWEAFLKESQEQEANAAEPFFFAFGGLFLLILSYAFIFSICCLILYLLYRSFKGIDYARKKSDEPKGTQLQGEVIIEQIVSPAENEASIYLQRAKKFAKSGDYHNAIVQLLYGSMSFIERSGWIRFRKGLTYRDYLRAARPHGLPGDSFRKIIRTYEPLGFGRREATKEHFESTLNSYEAAFQKKA, encoded by the coding sequence ATGATTTATCACCTCCCATGGAATTATGGACCAGTAAGGAGATTTGTATTAAGTTTTGTTTTAATAACTTGCTTTCTATTAGATACAACCACAATATTTTCTCAGACGATTGAGAACGACTATTCCAAAGCTTTATCGCCTGACCGAACAATCATCGAACAAGATACGAGACAAATCCTCAGTCGGCCCGAATTTCGCCATCTAACCCAACAACGTGAGACAGCTTCCGATTTACCCTTTGATTGGGAAGCATTTTTAAAAGAGTCCCAGGAGCAAGAAGCTAATGCGGCCGAACCCTTCTTCTTTGCCTTCGGAGGACTATTTCTATTGATTCTATCTTATGCGTTTATCTTTTCTATCTGCTGTTTGATTTTGTATTTGCTCTATCGATCCTTTAAAGGAATCGATTACGCACGAAAAAAGAGTGATGAGCCAAAAGGAACACAACTACAAGGTGAAGTAATTATAGAACAGATTGTTTCGCCTGCAGAAAATGAAGCGTCCATCTATCTACAACGAGCAAAAAAATTCGCCAAATCCGGCGATTACCACAATGCCATCGTACAATTGCTATACGGCTCAATGAGTTTCATTGAACGATCAGGCTGGATTCGTTTCCGCAAAGGATTGACTTATCGAGATTACCTTCGAGCGGCGCGACCTCACGGCTTACCCGGTGATTCATTTCGCAAAATAATTCGTACATATGAGCCTTTAGGATTTGGTCGACGAGAAGCCACCAAAGAACATTTTGAAAGTACCTTAAACAGTTATGAAGCAGCCTTCCAGAAAAAAGCGTGA
- a CDS encoding Rieske (2Fe-2S) protein, which produces MTTYYSIAKVKDIPEGEGRAFHLEGQMIAVFLKEGNYTAINDFCPHQGAPLSTGYVDEEGAVTCPWHAWRFCIKDGTWLDNPKSKLQVPTYPVRIEGDEIQVGLELPPEETEAQ; this is translated from the coding sequence GTGACCACATATTATTCTATTGCCAAAGTCAAAGATATTCCTGAAGGTGAAGGCCGCGCCTTTCACTTGGAAGGACAGATGATTGCTGTTTTCCTAAAAGAAGGGAACTACACTGCTATAAATGACTTTTGTCCTCACCAGGGAGCCCCACTTTCTACAGGGTACGTCGACGAAGAGGGAGCCGTAACTTGTCCCTGGCACGCATGGCGATTCTGTATCAAAGACGGAACGTGGCTTGATAATCCTAAATCCAAACTTCAAGTTCCCACATATCCTGTTCGTATTGAGGGAGATGAAATACAAGTGGGACTAGAGCTTCCGCCAGAAGAGACTGAAGCTCAGTGA
- the nqrM gene encoding (Na+)-NQR maturation NqrM, whose translation MMATILLALGIFVLAFLGMAVGVIVSNRCIKGSCGGLSNLEGVEGCSQCGGCSVSDQQQRQGDEVTAANSCSVDQEN comes from the coding sequence ATGATGGCCACAATCTTGCTTGCACTTGGTATTTTTGTCCTTGCTTTCCTGGGAATGGCAGTGGGTGTCATCGTCAGTAATCGTTGTATCAAAGGGTCCTGTGGGGGCTTGTCTAATCTTGAAGGAGTTGAAGGTTGCTCACAGTGTGGCGGTTGCTCTGTTTCTGATCAACAACAGAGACAAGGTGATGAAGTGACTGCAGCTAATTCATGCTCTGTTGACCAAGAAAATTAG
- a CDS encoding DUF4350 domain-containing protein, which translates to MKQPSRKKRERRNVGWIWLLFLCTLLSLHFWFPEFGTGAMDDTYSSSGSGKKAFFLLLEYETNYTERNRVPLSMLNQSLDYNDTLCILGPARYPSPLEWSILLDWVNEGGRLIISASDKHPELEIDPLEISVSYLDETERENIPLDNIEKQKNKESRITFSFDDKHSLLAGKATTVFPDAKSIIWETNAQVNSKSGQTLISLGETKQAVRLKHGFGDIVVAASSDIFSNQSMIDGGSVAAFRLIESAGMLDYVVVDESLNASGTSKVVALLINPTFRPLTIQILIALLLYGWWHSIRFGPFLSSHILARHNIVSHTDNVGNLHFKNGNAHALFRAYVKQLFTELHLRHFRGEEHRVIDPIARRLKQDPEKVKALLMKAAKLSNSKSITRHQMGSLIRKLSKIRRAAQPGR; encoded by the coding sequence ATGAAGCAGCCTTCCAGAAAAAAGCGTGAACGCAGGAACGTCGGCTGGATCTGGCTGCTCTTCCTTTGCACCCTACTTAGTCTCCATTTCTGGTTTCCGGAATTCGGCACAGGAGCAATGGATGATACATACAGTTCATCAGGCAGTGGGAAAAAAGCTTTCTTTCTGTTGTTGGAATACGAAACCAACTATACGGAACGCAATCGTGTTCCATTATCAATGCTGAATCAGTCTCTGGATTATAATGACACGCTCTGCATTTTGGGGCCAGCCAGATATCCCAGTCCTTTAGAATGGTCTATCTTACTTGACTGGGTCAATGAAGGAGGGCGGCTGATCATCTCAGCAAGTGATAAACACCCAGAGTTGGAAATCGATCCATTGGAAATCAGTGTAAGTTATCTTGATGAAACAGAACGCGAAAATATTCCTTTAGATAATATTGAAAAACAGAAGAACAAGGAAAGCCGAATTACTTTCTCTTTCGATGACAAGCATAGTCTTCTGGCTGGTAAAGCAACAACGGTATTTCCCGACGCGAAATCGATTATCTGGGAAACGAATGCCCAAGTGAATTCTAAATCAGGCCAGACACTGATTTCATTAGGAGAGACCAAACAAGCAGTTCGACTGAAACACGGGTTTGGCGACATCGTTGTAGCCGCGTCCTCCGATATTTTTTCCAATCAGTCTATGATTGATGGCGGAAGCGTTGCTGCCTTTCGACTGATCGAATCAGCGGGAATGCTTGATTATGTAGTCGTCGATGAATCTCTGAATGCTTCAGGAACTTCAAAAGTCGTGGCTTTATTGATCAATCCCACTTTTCGACCTTTAACCATACAAATATTGATAGCACTGCTGCTGTATGGATGGTGGCACAGTATCCGTTTTGGTCCTTTTCTTTCATCTCACATTCTTGCACGTCATAACATTGTCTCGCATACTGATAACGTAGGAAATTTACACTTTAAAAATGGTAATGCACATGCATTATTTCGTGCGTATGTCAAGCAACTCTTTACGGAGCTACACCTCAGGCACTTTCGCGGAGAAGAGCACCGCGTGATTGATCCAATCGCAAGACGTCTCAAACAAGATCCGGAAAAAGTCAAAGCTTTGTTAATGAAAGCAGCTAAACTTTCGAATTCAAAATCTATCACACGTCACCAAATGGGTAGTCTGATCCGCAAACTATCGAAAATTCGTCGAGCGGCTCAGCCTGGACGTTGA
- a CDS encoding metal-dependent hydrolase has protein sequence MGTKVTWLGHATYQIETAGKTILLDPFLTGNPSATISADSLSAEAIIVSHGHGDHVGDTVEIAKRTSALVIANFEIAEWMQKQGVENVHPQHIGGAHQYDFGTIKLTIAHHGSMLPDGSNGGSPCGILLKLAEGTIYFAADTGLFYDMTLIGEEGVDLAILPIGDNFTMGPEESVKATKFISPKRVTPMHYNTWPLIEQDAVAWAEQIKAQTTAEPVVLEPGESFEL, from the coding sequence ATGGGAACTAAAGTCACCTGGCTGGGACATGCCACTTATCAAATTGAAACTGCTGGTAAAACGATTTTGCTGGACCCCTTTCTGACCGGCAATCCAAGCGCCACGATCTCAGCAGATAGCTTATCAGCAGAGGCCATTATTGTAAGCCACGGCCACGGCGATCATGTTGGTGATACTGTCGAGATTGCGAAGCGGACAAGTGCTCTTGTGATCGCTAACTTTGAAATCGCAGAGTGGATGCAAAAACAAGGTGTGGAAAATGTGCATCCCCAGCATATTGGTGGAGCGCATCAATACGATTTTGGAACCATTAAACTTACGATTGCACATCACGGCTCCATGTTACCTGATGGGAGTAATGGCGGCAGCCCTTGCGGAATTTTATTGAAATTAGCGGAGGGGACAATTTATTTTGCTGCTGACACTGGCTTATTTTATGATATGACTTTGATTGGTGAGGAAGGTGTAGATCTGGCGATCTTACCCATAGGTGATAATTTTACAATGGGACCGGAGGAATCAGTAAAGGCAACTAAATTCATTTCCCCAAAACGAGTAACTCCAATGCACTACAACACATGGCCGCTCATTGAACAGGATGCAGTGGCCTGGGCCGAGCAGATAAAAGCCCAGACAACAGCAGAACCGGTTGTATTAGAGCCGGGGGAATCTTTCGAATTATGA
- a CDS encoding HTTM domain-containing protein, which translates to MDAKELIPTQQNSIRNRFHRFFFAKEIPFGLAIVRILVPLILFGTVCTRWRYSRELFSSDGAPAPLADIFRYYDFLPVLPGSVVVGLFAALGFFLICSSIGWMTRFSLIASVVLYTYFCFMDCISMATKYSVIASHVLFLLSLSNCGAIWSVDRWLKGRRQNRSLPQYTKYELPRFEIWPQRLMQILIGVVYFGAAMTKLHTPGYLEGDQISYWAMSRYNNPHPMGDFLTMYPIVFSVMSYVALVWEIVFVFIVWQKWGRIVGLGLGAAFHIGTLFSLGLYIFPMISISIYFCFLTEKDVRWLSAQFRRFYRQGVWLAQYFFKLNARIERLRPHHVTAWKSSAAWGAGIVVVLFLSIYVEDRLDLYGLRRAEGRMTLHEVAPELIEEMLVPEQVMRQKDKFLSVDVGTRMVGGWLTDRKSEFMVGDLILVQCCLNPPHEDIWIDCHFCEENGRIITRVGQIVPRENLRYTFQIYAPEILAPGNYYVSIKSKGKEMMRRSITLLPKLSAVAN; encoded by the coding sequence ATGGATGCTAAAGAATTGATTCCAACGCAACAAAATTCCATTCGTAATCGCTTTCATCGATTCTTTTTTGCAAAAGAAATACCCTTTGGATTGGCCATTGTACGCATATTAGTTCCTCTCATCTTATTTGGAACTGTGTGTACCAGATGGAGGTATTCAAGAGAATTGTTTTCAAGCGATGGAGCTCCAGCTCCCCTGGCAGATATCTTTCGCTATTATGATTTTCTTCCAGTTCTTCCGGGCAGTGTTGTTGTTGGACTATTTGCAGCACTGGGATTTTTTCTGATTTGTAGCAGCATTGGCTGGATGACCCGATTTTCCCTGATCGCTTCTGTCGTGCTATATACATATTTCTGTTTCATGGATTGTATTAGTATGGCAACGAAGTACTCTGTCATTGCTTCACATGTCTTGTTTTTACTTTCCCTATCCAATTGTGGTGCGATCTGGTCAGTTGATCGTTGGTTGAAAGGGAGGCGACAAAACCGATCGTTACCACAGTATACCAAATATGAACTTCCTCGGTTTGAGATATGGCCACAAAGACTGATGCAGATTCTTATTGGGGTGGTTTATTTTGGAGCTGCTATGACAAAGCTTCATACTCCTGGATATCTCGAAGGAGACCAAATCAGTTATTGGGCAATGTCACGGTATAATAATCCACATCCTATGGGGGATTTCCTGACGATGTATCCCATCGTCTTCTCAGTCATGTCTTACGTTGCCCTTGTCTGGGAAATCGTGTTTGTGTTTATCGTCTGGCAAAAGTGGGGCCGAATTGTTGGATTAGGTTTGGGAGCGGCTTTTCACATTGGAACGCTGTTTTCACTTGGATTATATATCTTCCCTATGATTTCGATTTCAATTTATTTTTGTTTTCTTACGGAAAAGGATGTTCGATGGTTATCGGCTCAGTTCCGTCGTTTCTATCGCCAAGGTGTTTGGTTGGCACAGTATTTCTTTAAGTTGAATGCCAGGATTGAACGTTTACGTCCGCACCATGTTACAGCTTGGAAGTCATCGGCTGCTTGGGGAGCAGGGATTGTTGTTGTTCTGTTCCTGAGTATTTATGTGGAAGACCGACTGGACTTATATGGCCTTAGACGAGCTGAAGGCCGAATGACGTTGCATGAAGTTGCCCCTGAATTAATAGAAGAAATGTTGGTACCAGAACAAGTGATGAGACAAAAAGACAAATTTCTCAGTGTTGATGTCGGAACACGGATGGTGGGCGGATGGCTCACGGATCGTAAATCGGAATTCATGGTTGGAGATTTAATACTCGTGCAATGCTGTCTGAATCCTCCTCACGAAGACATCTGGATTGATTGTCATTTCTGTGAAGAGAATGGACGAATTATTACCCGAGTTGGACAAATCGTTCCGCGCGAGAACTTACGATATACTTTTCAGATTTACGCGCCTGAGATCTTAGCTCCAGGTAACTACTATGTTTCCATCAAATCAAAAGGCAAAGAAATGATGCGGCGTTCAATTACGTTGCTTCCCAAACTTTCGGCAGTCGCAAACTGA
- a CDS encoding Hsp20/alpha crystallin family protein, translated as MESDENQAEPVHVSTEEETGEQPRAEHDKKSDSSGVNTSIERLRSEFDKLLGVAVEQGERALDKLGLFGSESVWIPRVDILELEEQIQVQFDLPGVAAEEINITLAGNMLTIAGTRNTGTITTSGQTVRLSERPAGQFQRSVPMPVAVDPDKVTASVQNGILNVLLDKSATEKPRQIPIKTGSEAGVSS; from the coding sequence ATGGAATCAGATGAGAATCAAGCCGAACCAGTTCATGTTTCTACCGAAGAGGAAACAGGGGAACAGCCGCGGGCTGAGCATGATAAAAAAAGTGATTCATCAGGAGTGAATACTTCGATTGAGCGATTACGATCCGAATTCGACAAATTGCTGGGAGTTGCCGTTGAACAAGGGGAACGCGCATTGGATAAGCTCGGTTTATTTGGAAGTGAGTCAGTTTGGATACCCCGCGTAGATATTCTCGAACTAGAAGAGCAAATTCAAGTTCAGTTTGATTTACCAGGTGTAGCAGCTGAGGAAATCAATATCACTCTGGCTGGAAATATGCTAACGATTGCGGGTACACGAAATACGGGAACAATCACGACGTCCGGCCAAACCGTTCGATTGAGTGAACGACCTGCAGGGCAGTTTCAACGATCTGTTCCCATGCCTGTTGCCGTCGATCCAGATAAGGTTACCGCGTCGGTACAGAACGGAATCTTGAACGTTTTACTAGATAAGTCTGCTACAGAAAAGCCTCGGCAGATTCCGATCAAAACTGGCTCCGAAGCTGGTGTTTCCTCTTAG
- a CDS encoding prepilin peptidase, producing the protein MQYLRLAPRFSLFLFVATTLLGLPEFTRGQTPVDAGKPVLSTKDKVPEKENEWDHLIYIPFKNIKDVLNKSEATIFMPYLEYLKLWSQSAGIGTEGGINFPVKAVVTSSSYTGTVEENVARIQCDLTIQVIGDPWVEVPLRFGKAAIGKVSSTNSKVFLRGTGNGSYALLLSEKGEHRVQIELLTRVKNSPEGHIFQFECPTVGVTTLELKIPEADQTVKITPQLVRLPIKSPQDATLVKSTLGATNQITVLWYPRESTKPEMDLLASVENSTLVSIRDGLVNTQSLLKYEVLRGDMQSARIAVPLKDRILDLSSSNTKIKSWEIEKTDNKQIIAVEFLNKLQNGALIQVNTEKDIPDEPFNILGLSETATSGIHALDVIRESGQIAIVPGESMTFSVTNTEGVTRSEVASIPKSIQRPNAVYYRFFNPSAKLQISIQPLKPRIFVNQLTEFFFGEDEIRVRAQLDYDIQRAGIFSFQLKVPEKLVIDSVNVAGLKEYNFDKKTRQLTVALLQKYQGKLKLQIRAHQDFNKGSQESKVNVPLPEPINVERETGQVAIYAPESMELIIRNQDVVGAQPATYSNPRITKTSLASAWDYNRRPVEIPVQIQIKPTRLVADVATSIEVKEQIAEVLSRIDYQVQYAGVDTFRFAVPEAIADLIQIRSLSPAPAPSIKQKSRAEKAVEGWVVWTVTTQRNVQGRYSLEVRYDITSGLLASAAKPDSEAENTDKEKNEASKSETGDILLDKISLQPLKVLGLEKTNENQRSRDVPLARVYGEIAVRKSRTLSVSTSNLEEQLDPIDIRELKLLPKEGFLAFRYFSQPVSLELISTRHKIQEVIETIIMKSLVEVVVTKEGRSTYRCRYLIKSSERQQLKVALPENMEPLSITVAGQPVPLEKDEQSQSEDGWSTFFINVARDQSSDQPFLITLLFTKSVPRITESFGGNLKLPLPLFGGIDGENVVVQQLKTAIWVPDQYTLVGVADEFEPDDQVFISGIIPGRGGIQASGTDFDSWIGASAGALVDFPTEGRVFSYSRLGDSPEISVSWWKLSFSTWVLSSALIAIAFVMRKKTWENKLTLLIFLIFILAIYSLTDADKVLVGVYAARFGIVAMLSLWILYAFAGLRAGKKLSSDAVIQHRSNIDGGGHSAAVIPPPGIFDEFMQNQSGKK; encoded by the coding sequence ATGCAATATCTAAGATTGGCACCTCGTTTTTCCCTTTTTTTGTTTGTAGCAACTACCTTACTTGGACTACCTGAATTCACGCGTGGTCAGACACCAGTTGATGCTGGTAAGCCTGTTCTCAGTACGAAAGACAAAGTACCCGAAAAGGAAAATGAATGGGACCATCTGATATATATCCCCTTTAAAAACATTAAGGACGTTCTCAACAAGTCTGAAGCGACCATTTTTATGCCGTATTTGGAGTATTTAAAACTCTGGTCCCAGTCGGCAGGCATTGGCACTGAGGGTGGTATCAACTTTCCTGTCAAAGCAGTCGTAACAAGTTCTTCTTACACTGGCACGGTTGAAGAAAACGTGGCGCGTATTCAATGTGATTTAACGATTCAAGTGATAGGGGATCCTTGGGTAGAAGTTCCATTACGTTTTGGAAAAGCTGCAATTGGAAAGGTCAGCTCTACGAATTCGAAAGTTTTTTTGCGGGGCACTGGAAATGGAAGTTATGCACTATTGCTCTCTGAAAAAGGAGAGCATCGGGTGCAGATTGAACTATTAACGCGTGTAAAAAATTCCCCCGAAGGACACATTTTTCAGTTTGAATGTCCAACGGTTGGGGTTACAACCTTGGAACTAAAGATTCCTGAAGCAGATCAAACTGTGAAGATTACCCCCCAACTGGTGCGGCTGCCAATTAAGTCACCTCAAGATGCCACTTTGGTTAAGTCGACATTGGGAGCAACCAATCAGATTACAGTGCTCTGGTATCCTCGTGAAAGCACAAAGCCAGAAATGGACTTGCTGGCGAGTGTCGAGAATTCTACATTGGTTTCAATTCGAGATGGTTTAGTCAATACACAATCATTATTAAAATATGAGGTCCTCAGAGGGGATATGCAAAGTGCACGGATTGCAGTTCCTCTCAAAGATCGTATTTTGGATCTTTCTTCCTCCAACACCAAAATCAAAAGCTGGGAAATAGAGAAAACAGATAACAAACAAATCATTGCAGTTGAATTCCTCAATAAGTTGCAAAATGGTGCGCTGATTCAAGTGAATACAGAAAAAGATATTCCAGATGAGCCATTTAACATCCTTGGCTTATCGGAGACAGCAACGAGTGGAATTCATGCACTCGATGTTATCAGAGAGAGCGGCCAGATTGCTATTGTCCCCGGAGAAAGTATGACGTTTTCTGTTACTAATACAGAAGGTGTCACTCGCAGTGAAGTTGCAAGTATTCCCAAGAGTATTCAAAGGCCCAACGCCGTTTATTATCGTTTTTTCAATCCCTCAGCAAAACTGCAGATCAGTATACAGCCACTCAAACCTCGTATTTTTGTAAATCAGTTGACCGAGTTTTTTTTCGGTGAAGATGAAATTCGAGTGCGAGCACAACTAGACTATGACATTCAACGAGCGGGTATTTTTTCGTTTCAGTTAAAAGTTCCAGAAAAACTGGTCATTGATTCTGTAAATGTGGCTGGCCTGAAAGAATATAATTTTGATAAGAAAACGCGGCAGTTAACGGTTGCTTTGCTGCAAAAATATCAGGGGAAATTGAAACTACAGATTCGTGCGCATCAGGATTTCAATAAAGGATCGCAAGAATCAAAAGTCAATGTTCCATTACCGGAGCCAATCAACGTTGAGCGGGAGACAGGTCAAGTTGCCATTTATGCTCCCGAGTCAATGGAGTTGATTATTAGAAATCAGGATGTCGTTGGTGCGCAGCCTGCCACGTATTCGAACCCAAGAATTACCAAGACTTCATTAGCTTCTGCTTGGGATTATAATCGCCGTCCAGTTGAGATTCCGGTTCAGATTCAAATTAAGCCGACACGACTGGTCGCAGATGTTGCAACCAGTATCGAAGTCAAAGAGCAAATTGCCGAAGTACTCAGCAGAATTGATTATCAGGTTCAATATGCCGGAGTGGATACTTTTCGTTTCGCTGTTCCTGAAGCAATTGCTGATCTGATCCAGATTCGATCTTTATCACCGGCTCCAGCACCATCCATCAAGCAGAAAAGTCGTGCTGAAAAAGCGGTTGAAGGTTGGGTTGTCTGGACTGTAACAACGCAGAGAAATGTCCAAGGCCGTTATTCACTCGAAGTACGTTATGACATTACATCAGGTTTGTTAGCTTCTGCGGCAAAGCCAGATTCTGAAGCAGAGAATACAGACAAAGAAAAGAATGAGGCATCAAAATCGGAAACAGGAGATATCTTGCTGGATAAGATCTCTTTACAACCATTGAAAGTATTAGGGTTAGAAAAAACGAATGAAAATCAGCGTTCGCGTGATGTTCCACTGGCAAGGGTTTACGGTGAAATTGCAGTTCGGAAGTCGAGAACGCTTTCTGTTTCAACTTCAAATCTGGAAGAGCAACTGGATCCAATTGACATCCGCGAATTGAAATTATTACCGAAGGAAGGTTTTTTAGCATTTCGTTATTTTAGTCAACCGGTAAGTCTGGAACTCATATCTACGAGACACAAAATTCAGGAAGTCATAGAAACGATTATTATGAAATCTCTAGTTGAGGTCGTTGTGACTAAAGAGGGACGTTCAACTTATCGCTGTCGTTATTTGATCAAATCAAGTGAAAGGCAACAGTTAAAAGTGGCTTTGCCAGAAAATATGGAACCGTTAAGTATTACTGTAGCCGGTCAACCAGTTCCTTTGGAAAAAGATGAGCAAAGTCAAAGCGAAGATGGTTGGTCAACGTTTTTTATTAACGTTGCCCGAGACCAGTCTTCAGATCAACCGTTTTTGATCACCTTATTATTTACAAAATCTGTTCCCAGGATTACAGAATCATTTGGTGGTAATTTAAAGTTGCCCTTGCCGCTTTTTGGTGGAATCGATGGTGAAAATGTTGTCGTTCAGCAATTGAAAACAGCAATTTGGGTACCTGATCAGTATACCTTGGTTGGTGTGGCTGATGAATTTGAGCCTGATGATCAGGTTTTTATATCTGGGATCATTCCTGGGAGGGGAGGGATTCAGGCATCAGGAACCGATTTTGATTCTTGGATTGGGGCTTCTGCTGGAGCCTTGGTGGACTTTCCCACTGAAGGCCGTGTGTTTTCTTATTCGCGATTGGGAGACAGTCCGGAAATCAGTGTTTCATGGTGGAAACTTTCCTTTTCTACCTGGGTCTTGAGTAGTGCCCTAATTGCGATTGCCTTCGTCATGCGAAAAAAGACTTGGGAAAATAAGCTCACTCTGTTGATCTTTTTGATATTTATACTTGCGATTTACTCACTAACTGATGCAGACAAAGTGCTGGTTGGTGTTTATGCCGCGCGTTTTGGAATTGTCGCAATGCTTAGTCTCTGGATTTTGTATGCTTTCGCAGGATTGCGAGCTGGAAAGAAACTTTCGTCAGATGCAGTAATCCAACATCGTTCCAATATAGATGGCGGTGGTCATTCAGCCGCTGTGATTCCACCTCCGGGTATATTTGATGAATTTATGCAAAATCAATCTGGCAAAAAATAG